Genomic segment of Sphingopyxis lindanitolerans:
AGCTCGACATGCTGACCTTTCCGATGCTGGCGGTCGGGGTCGGACTGCTCTGCGCCTTTCTGGTGCAGGGGCGGATCCAGTGGTGGTCGACCCCGTGGCTCGGCGGCGCGCTCGCGGCGTCGGTGGTGCTGATCGGCGCGGCGTTCCTGATCGAGCACAACCGCCAGAACCCGATGCTCCAGACGCGCTGGATGGGGAGCGCGGCGCTCGTCCAGTTCGCGCTGGTCGGCGCGCTGGTGCGCGTGCTGACCTCCGAACAGAATTTCGGCGCATCGGGGCTGCTGGCGGCGACCGGCCTCATCAACGACCAGCTCGTCACCTATTATTGGGTGCTGACCGGCGCGACGCTCGCGGGGGCGATCCTCGCGATCCTGCGGCTCGACCCCACCGACCTGCGCCGCCCGGTGCTGGTGTCGCTCGCGGTGATCGCGGTCGGCGCCTTTCTCGATACCCATTCGGGGCTGCGCACCGGGCCGGTGAACCTCTATTTCTCGCAGGCGGCGATCGCCTTTGCCGCGGTCTATTTCATGGGGCCGATGATGATGGAGGGGCTGCTCCGCGCGCTGACCAAGGGGCCGTCCTATCTCGTCAGCTTCGTCGGGGTGTTCAGCCTGTCGCAGACGCTCGGCGGCCTTGCCGGGGTCGCGGCGCTGTCGGCCTTTCATACCCTGCGCACCAAGGCGCATCTGATGACGCTGGGGCAGAGCATCTCGACCAACAATCCCGCGGTCGCGCAGGGACTCAACAGCCTGGCCGGCGCGTTGACCGGCGACATGACCGACCCGGCGCTGCGCAGCGCGGTCGCGGGGTCGCAGGTGGTGCGCGAGGCGGCGCGCGAGGCGACGATCCTGGCGTTCAACGACGTCTTCTTCGTCATCGGCGCCTTCGCGGCGCTGGCATTCGTGCCGCTGTTCGTGCGCTGGGCCTACAACCGGCGGCGCGGACACAACCCGCTGGCGAAGGAACTGGAAGCATTGCAGAAAATGAGGGCGCAAAACCAATGAGCGACGACAAGTCCGACACGCCGCAGCCGGAAACGCCCGAGGTCGCTCGCAAGGCGCCCGCACCGCCCCCTGCTGAAGAGCCTGCGCCCGAAGCGCATAAGGGGTCGCCCGATGATCAGATCGGCCCGCCACCCGCGGGCTGGCGGCCGCCGCAGTCGCGCGGCCGGATCATCCTGTTCGGCGCGATCATCCTCGCCGGGGCGCTTGCCATTCTCTATGCTTGGGGCCTGCCGCCCTTCCGGCCCGACAGCCAGACCACCGACAATGCCTATATCCGCGGCCAGACGACGATCATCGCGCCGCAGGTCGGCGGCTATGTGACCGAAGTGCTGGTGCAGGATTTCGAGCATGTCGCTGCGGGGCAGGTGCTGGTGCGGATCGACGACAGCATCTATCGCCAGCGCGCCGCGCAGGGCGCGGCGAATATCGCGGCGCAGACCGCGAGCCTTAGCAACAGCCAGCAGAGCCAGCGCTCGGCCGAAGCGCAGGTGCGGTTGCAGGATGCCGCCGTCGCCAACGCACAGGCGCAGCTTCAGCGCGCGCAGGCCGACATGCGCCGCGTCAACGAACTGGTCGATGCGGGATCGGTGTCGCTGCGCGAGCGCGACCAGACGCTCGCCGCGCTCCGCCAGGCCGAGGCGGCGGTGCGCCAGGCCGCGGCGCAGCGCCAGATCGCGGTCGAGCAGGTGCGCTCGGTCACCGTCGGGCGCAGCGGGCTCGAAGCGGGGGTGGAAAATGCCAAGGCCGCGAGCGGGCTCGCGGTGATCGACCTGCGCCGGACGGAGGTTCGCGCGCCGCGCTCGGGCCGCCTCAGCGAAGTGTCGGTGCGCGTCGGGCAGCTCGTCAATCCAGGCACCCAGCTTATGTATCTGGTGCCGCAAACCCATTGGGTGGTCGCCAATTTCAAGGAAGCGCAGACCGCGAACATCCGCGTCGGGCAGGCGGCGCGGATGCGGGTCGACGCGCTCGGCGGCGCCGAGCTGAGAGGAACGGTCGAAAGCGTCGCGCCCGCGGCGGGCAGCGAGTTCAGCGTCATCAAGCCCGACACCGGATCGGGCAATTTCGTGAAGGTGCCGCAGCGGATCGCGGTGCGCATCCGCATCGATCCGGGGCAGAAGCTCGCGGCGCGGCTGGGGCCGGGCATGTCGGTCGTCGCCACGGTTGATACGGACGGCGCCGGTACGGATGGCGGGCGATGAGACGCGCCGCGCTGCTGCTGCCGCTGCTCCTCGGCGCCTGCGTGCCGGGGCTGACGCCGCGCCCGGCGGGGAGCGCCGTCGCGCCGCCCGCCGACTGGCGCACGGCGTTGCCCGCCGAGGGCGCGATCGACGCCGCCTGGTGGGGACGCTTCGGCGATCCCGAGCTTACCGCGCTGGTCGAGCAGGCGCGCGCGAACAACAGCGACCTAGCGATCGCCGCGGCGCGTGTCGCCGAGGCGCGGGCGCAGGAGCGTGTCGCGCGCGCGCTGCTGCTGCCCACGCTGTCGGCGAGCCTGTCCGGATCGGACGCGCGGACGGTCAACGCCTTTGGTCAGCCGAGCGAGAGCGTTTCGGAGCAGCCGGGCTTTCAGGCGGCGTATGAAATCGACCTGTTCGGCGGCAATGCGGCGCGGCGCGATGCCGCGCGGGCCAATGCCGCGGCGGTCGCGGCGGCGCGCGAAGCGGCGACGCTATCGGTCAGCGCGGCCGCGGCGAGCGGCTATATCACGCTGCTGGCGCTCGACGCGCGGCGCGGGCTGTTGAAGCAGACGCTGGTTTCGCGCGGCGAAGCGCTGCGCATCGCGCGCGACCGGGCCGAGGCGGGCTATACCTCCCAACTCGAACTGCGTCAGTCGGAAGCCGAATATCGCGCCGCCGAACAGCAGATCCCCGCGATCGAGGCGGCGATCGCGCGGCAGGAAAATGCGCTGTCGCTGCTCGTCGGCGACACGCCCCACGCGATCGCGCGCGGGGCGAGCTTCGATGCGCTCGCGACGCCGGCGGTGCCCGCCGTGCTGCCGTCAGACCTCGTCCGCCGCCGGCCCGATATCGCGCAGGCCGAATATGCGCTCGCCGCGACCGACGCCAATCTGCGCGCCGCGCGGGCAGGGTTCCTGCCGCAGATCCGGCTTTCGGCCTCGGCGGGGGCGGTGGCGTCGGACTTGCTCGGCGATCCGATCAGCATCTGGTCGATCGGCGGCAGCATATTGGCGCCGATCTTTCAGGGCGGGCGGCTGCAGGGGCAATATGACGCCGCGACCGCGCAGCGCGACCAGGCGGCCTTCGCCTATCGCAAGGCGGTGCTCACCGCGTTCCGCGAAGTCGAGGACCAGCTTGCGTTGATCGACCGGCTCGGCGTGCAGGAACAGGCGCTGCTCGCGCAGCATAGCGCCGTCGCCGAAGTGCTGCGCCACGCGACCAACCGTTATCGCGCCGGCTATTCGCCCTATCTCGAACAGATCGACGCGCAGCGCGCGCTGCTCGCGGTCGACCTGGCGCTGATCCAGCTTCGCGCCGACCGGCTGACCGCTTATGTCGCGCTCTATCAGGCGCTGGGGGGCGGGGCCGACATATAGGGCCGATCGACATTCAGCTCTGGCGGCCTGCAAATGGCGACTTTCCGCGCTTCCGGTGCTCACGTGCAGACAGCACGCTGCGCTCCGGGTCGCGAAAAACCGCCATTTTCGACTCGCCATCTTCTGAATGTCGATCGGCCCTAGACGATCTTGAAATGGCTGATGAAGGGCTGGAGCCGCCAGCGGACCTGCGCTTCGTCGAGGATGCCCGCTTCGACCCCGGCCAGCGTGCTGAGCAGCGAATCGCCGGTCAGGATCGACATGAAGAGATGGGCGGCCGCCTCCGCGTCGTCGATCTCGGCCTTGCCCGCCGTCGTCCAGCAGGCGAAAAGCTCGGAAAGTTCTTCGATCGCGGGTATGTGGAGGTCGCGGTAGGTTTGCACCGCGAAATCGCGGTCGCGCAGGCATTCCGAAACGAGCATCCGGATCAGCGCAATCGCGCGCGGCGACCGCCGGAATTCGCATTCGCGCGCCAC
This window contains:
- a CDS encoding MFS transporter, giving the protein MAEASPSAAAAQDYVFKPHERPFMPGSPASPDHPAGRKLGYFLIGVYLAIIGGMTNGLLIANLTGLQGHMDLTPAEAGWVTVAYNMTNACMSILLYKSRQQFGIQRFVRVVIIALLMANFLQLFDAGYRMELIARGVAGIAASGLTTLAAFYLMQGLPAERRIAGFLLAIGLTQVAVPFARAISPLLLFDGDVAHLFHFQFALSLVAVGLVFLLQVPPGETIKSFEKLDMLTFPMLAVGVGLLCAFLVQGRIQWWSTPWLGGALAASVVLIGAAFLIEHNRQNPMLQTRWMGSAALVQFALVGALVRVLTSEQNFGASGLLAATGLINDQLVTYYWVLTGATLAGAILAILRLDPTDLRRPVLVSLAVIAVGAFLDTHSGLRTGPVNLYFSQAAIAFAAVYFMGPMMMEGLLRALTKGPSYLVSFVGVFSLSQTLGGLAGVAALSAFHTLRTKAHLMTLGQSISTNNPAVAQGLNSLAGALTGDMTDPALRSAVAGSQVVREAAREATILAFNDVFFVIGAFAALAFVPLFVRWAYNRRRGHNPLAKELEALQKMRAQNQ
- a CDS encoding HlyD family secretion protein, with the translated sequence MSDDKSDTPQPETPEVARKAPAPPPAEEPAPEAHKGSPDDQIGPPPAGWRPPQSRGRIILFGAIILAGALAILYAWGLPPFRPDSQTTDNAYIRGQTTIIAPQVGGYVTEVLVQDFEHVAAGQVLVRIDDSIYRQRAAQGAANIAAQTASLSNSQQSQRSAEAQVRLQDAAVANAQAQLQRAQADMRRVNELVDAGSVSLRERDQTLAALRQAEAAVRQAAAQRQIAVEQVRSVTVGRSGLEAGVENAKAASGLAVIDLRRTEVRAPRSGRLSEVSVRVGQLVNPGTQLMYLVPQTHWVVANFKEAQTANIRVGQAARMRVDALGGAELRGTVESVAPAAGSEFSVIKPDTGSGNFVKVPQRIAVRIRIDPGQKLAARLGPGMSVVATVDTDGAGTDGGR
- a CDS encoding efflux transporter outer membrane subunit, with product MRRAALLLPLLLGACVPGLTPRPAGSAVAPPADWRTALPAEGAIDAAWWGRFGDPELTALVEQARANNSDLAIAAARVAEARAQERVARALLLPTLSASLSGSDARTVNAFGQPSESVSEQPGFQAAYEIDLFGGNAARRDAARANAAAVAAAREAATLSVSAAAASGYITLLALDARRGLLKQTLVSRGEALRIARDRAEAGYTSQLELRQSEAEYRAAEQQIPAIEAAIARQENALSLLVGDTPHAIARGASFDALATPAVPAVLPSDLVRRRPDIAQAEYALAATDANLRAARAGFLPQIRLSASAGAVASDLLGDPISIWSIGGSILAPIFQGGRLQGQYDAATAQRDQAAFAYRKAVLTAFREVEDQLALIDRLGVQEQALLAQHSAVAEVLRHATNRYRAGYSPYLEQIDAQRALLAVDLALIQLRADRLTAYVALYQALGGGADI
- a CDS encoding TetR/AcrR family transcriptional regulator — protein: MDGPSPRERRHEAILDAAEALFIEQGYDRTSLAEIVRRSGGSLATLYELFGNKQGLLHAIAIRWRDETMLERMERAPDDTRANIDVLMGYVARECEFRRSPRAIALIRMLVSECLRDRDFAVQTYRDLHIPAIEELSELFACWTTAGKAEIDDAEAAAHLFMSILTGDSLLSTLAGVEAGILDEAQVRWRLQPFISHFKIV